The sequence ATTTCCTGAAAATATCGAGGTCAACCCAGGCCCAGGACAGAAACCACCCAATCCCCAACCCAAACCAAAAATCACCGCCCCGACTACCAACGGTCGATCAATCACCTTAGACGTTGGTAACTGAAAGGAACTCGTAAAGCGGGGTTGTTCATTTCTTATAATCAGTCGGTAGAGCAGCATATACACACCCGTCCCCCCACCCATCACAAAAATTAGGCTGGGGTCCCAGTTTCCAGTGAAATCCAGGAAACCAATCACTTTTCCGGGTTGGGTCATCCCACTGATCGCTAGTCCAATTCCAAAA comes from SAR324 cluster bacterium and encodes:
- a CDS encoding YeeE/YedE family protein, coding for MIEVLRSRENLISLAVGFVFGIGLAISGMTQPGKVIGFLDFTGNWDPSLIFVMGGGTGVYMLLYRLIIRNEQPRFTSSFQLPTSKVIDRPLVVGAVIFGLGWGLGGFCPGPGLTSIFSGN